One stretch of Tepiditoga spiralis DNA includes these proteins:
- a CDS encoding flagellar hook-basal body protein: MRGIYSAGMGMLNSLQRLNSISNNLANVNTNGYKKDTSLFKAILEKEFYSFPKNSQKGIGIGKTETAVVLDKVVPEMTQGKLVETNNNFDMAILGKGFFKVQSGKDIFYTRDGEFKLSADGYLVDNNGNKILDETNNPIRVQKNLEINENGNINNTSNKIGIVELKNLSKKGTNYFIGTEVKDTISKIKQGYVEKSNVDTLKEMVNMISANREFEILQKAVQSQDSLNAKAIEITRT; encoded by the coding sequence ATGAGGGGTATCTATAGTGCTGGAATGGGAATGTTGAATTCTCTTCAAAGATTGAACTCAATTTCTAACAATCTTGCCAACGTCAATACGAATGGTTATAAAAAAGACACGTCTCTTTTTAAAGCCATTTTGGAAAAAGAATTTTATTCTTTTCCTAAAAATTCACAAAAAGGAATTGGTATTGGAAAAACAGAAACAGCAGTAGTATTAGATAAAGTTGTTCCCGAAATGACACAAGGAAAATTAGTTGAAACCAATAACAATTTTGATATGGCAATTTTAGGTAAAGGTTTTTTTAAAGTTCAATCTGGAAAAGATATTTTTTATACACGAGATGGAGAATTTAAACTCTCAGCTGATGGATATTTAGTTGATAATAATGGAAATAAAATTTTAGATGAAACTAATAATCCTATAAGAGTTCAAAAGAACCTTGAAATTAATGAAAATGGAAATATTAATAACACATCCAATAAAATAGGTATTGTTGAATTGAAGAATTTATCAAAAAAAGGTACAAATTATTTTATTGGAACTGAAGTAAAAGATACAATCTCCAAAATAAAACAAGGATATGTTGAAAAATCTAATGTTGATACCCTCAAAGAAATGGTTAATATGATAAGTGCAAACAGAGAGTTTGAAATATTACAAAAAGCTGTTCAGTCTCAAGATTCTTTGAATGCAAAAGCAATTGAAATAACAAGAACATAA
- a CDS encoding cold shock domain-containing protein, with translation MKGTVKWFDAKKGFGFITAEDGKDVFVHFSAITMDGFRTLEENQEVQFDVVDGEKGPQASNVTSA, from the coding sequence ATGAAAGGTACAGTTAAATGGTTTGACGCAAAAAAAGGATTTGGATTTATTACAGCAGAAGATGGAAAAGACGTATTCGTACATTTTTCAGCAATAACAATGGATGGTTTTAGAACTTTAGAAGAAAATCAAGAAGTTCAATTTGACGTAGTAGACGGCGAAAAAGGACCACAAGCTTCTAACGTAACATCTGCATAA
- the flgA gene encoding flagellar basal body P-ring formation chaperone FlgA yields the protein MKIKVFFITFIFFISLIYAKTVFTVPSTVITNDNRFSLKDIFQDIQYDRTICYINNYKIYQKEELEKILKGFLSIYYKDYQLSFNSNTIKVIKEVSDVIKKTNFNFNEFIINTVNNYNKNFRVLKIEKKITVSSTPTINRIFRSGNTLYISASYLKNNQKHYFNVSVKISEEKKILLFSKDILRNEILKLEDTKESTVNILSLNFQPLYLKEFKEGKFKLIKNGLKNEIINKNFLKVIPDVLAGNTITIVVKYNGVVVKSWGIVLKDANYGEIISVKNTQTKKVVTGLLKEGPYLLINLGSDVN from the coding sequence ATGAAAATTAAAGTTTTTTTTATTACTTTTATCTTTTTTATTTCTTTAATATATGCTAAAACAGTATTTACTGTTCCTTCTACTGTTATTACAAATGATAATAGATTTTCTCTTAAAGATATTTTTCAAGATATTCAATATGATAGAACTATATGTTATATTAATAATTATAAAATTTATCAAAAAGAAGAATTAGAGAAGATATTGAAAGGATTTTTAAGTATTTATTATAAGGACTATCAATTAAGCTTTAATTCTAATACAATAAAAGTTATAAAAGAAGTATCTGATGTAATAAAAAAAACAAACTTTAATTTTAATGAATTTATAATAAATACAGTAAACAATTATAATAAAAATTTTAGAGTGTTGAAAATAGAAAAAAAAATAACTGTTTCTTCTACTCCAACAATAAATAGAATATTTAGAAGCGGAAATACATTGTATATTTCTGCTTCTTATTTAAAAAACAATCAAAAACATTATTTTAATGTATCAGTTAAAATTTCTGAAGAAAAAAAAATTCTTTTGTTTTCAAAAGATATTTTAAGAAATGAAATTTTAAAATTAGAAGATACAAAAGAGAGTACTGTAAATATATTATCTTTAAATTTTCAACCGTTGTATTTGAAAGAATTTAAAGAAGGAAAATTTAAATTAATAAAAAATGGATTAAAAAATGAAATAATAAATAAAAATTTTTTAAAAGTAATTCCAGATGTATTAGCAGGAAATACTATAACAATTGTAGTTAAATATAACGGAGTCGTAGTTAAAAGTTGGGGAATTGTTTTAAAAGATGCTAATTACGGCGAAATTATTTCTGTTAAAAATACTCAAACAAAAAAAGTAGTTACTGGCTTATTAAAAGAAGGACCATATCTTTTAATAAATCTTGGGAGTGATGTAAATTGA
- a CDS encoding cold-shock protein encodes MKGTVKWFDAKKGFGFITSDDGKDVFVHFSAITMDGFKTLEENQKVEFDVVDGEKGPQASNVRTAE; translated from the coding sequence ATGAAAGGTACAGTTAAATGGTTTGACGCAAAAAAAGGATTTGGATTTATTACTTCTGACGATGGAAAAGATGTATTCGTACATTTTTCAGCAATAACAATGGATGGTTTCAAAACTTTAGAAGAAAACCAAAAAGTTGAATTTGACGTAGTAGACGGCGAAAAAGGACCACAAGCTTCTAACGTAAGAACAGCTGAATAA
- the flgG gene encoding flagellar basal-body rod protein FlgG translates to MITSLYTAASGMNAEQKKLDIISNNLSNVDTTGYKSMRAEFQDLLYQAVKEAGTPTAQDSTLPTGLYIGHGTRLAATNRLFTMGNLEETGNSTDIAITGDGFFQVQLQDGKIGYTRDGSFKRDANGRLTTSNGLLVVPNITIPQSASGLSISPDGIISVKLGDGTIQNLGNLTLVRFVNPAGLEPTGNNIYLETQASGAPIEGVSGQDGYGALQQGYLEKSNVEAVKEMVNMIISQRAYDMNSKAITSADEMLRTVASLKR, encoded by the coding sequence ATGATAACATCTCTTTATACAGCAGCTTCAGGAATGAATGCTGAACAAAAAAAGTTAGATATTATATCAAATAATTTATCAAATGTAGATACAACTGGTTATAAATCAATGAGAGCAGAATTTCAAGATTTGTTGTATCAAGCAGTAAAAGAGGCGGGAACTCCAACTGCTCAAGATTCAACACTTCCAACAGGTTTGTATATAGGACATGGTACACGACTTGCTGCAACAAATAGATTGTTTACTATGGGGAACTTAGAAGAAACTGGAAATTCTACAGATATAGCAATAACTGGAGATGGTTTTTTTCAAGTACAGTTACAAGATGGAAAGATAGGATATACAAGAGACGGTTCGTTTAAAAGAGATGCAAATGGCAGATTGACTACAAGCAATGGACTTTTAGTAGTACCAAATATAACAATCCCTCAAAGTGCATCTGGATTGAGTATATCACCAGACGGAATAATAAGTGTAAAACTTGGTGATGGTACTATACAAAATTTAGGTAATTTAACACTTGTAAGATTTGTAAATCCAGCAGGTCTTGAACCTACAGGAAATAATATTTATCTTGAAACACAAGCATCTGGAGCTCCTATAGAAGGTGTATCTGGTCAAGATGGATATGGAGCTTTACAACAAGGATATCTTGAAAAATCTAATGTTGAGGCAGTAAAAGAAATGGTTAACATGATAATTTCTCAAAGAGCTTATGATATGAATTCAAAAGCAATAACTTCTGCTGATGAGATGCTTAGAACAGTTGCTTCATTGAAGAGATAA
- a CDS encoding DMT family transporter, with protein MNSKKFLGWAYLFITIFFFSTIEVATKPFLNIFNPFQITFLRFFIGGLFILLYLFLTKQIKNFQFSFKNLMLMCFIGSLNSLLSMSLLQFSIKFSNASTAAILISANPIFVLILASIILNEKITLKKIISLIVGIIGIIIILLSNNTGDSYLGLLFGLLSTFSFAFYTVMVKRYLSNIPSNIFVAFSFLMSSIPFYIVLKILKIPVFEFNGNFQIYLMLFYISIFVTGIAYITFFKALTILDASLGSFSFLLKPVISTILAYYFLNEVPNKLKLIGTIFVVLSVGILALKFQQKNN; from the coding sequence TTGAATTCAAAAAAATTTTTAGGATGGGCATATCTTTTTATAACAATTTTCTTTTTTAGTACTATTGAAGTAGCTACTAAACCTTTTTTAAATATTTTCAATCCTTTTCAAATAACTTTTTTAAGATTTTTTATTGGTGGACTATTTATTTTATTATATCTTTTTTTAACAAAACAAATTAAAAATTTTCAATTTTCATTCAAAAATTTAATGTTGATGTGTTTTATAGGAAGTTTAAATTCTTTACTTTCAATGTCTTTATTACAGTTTTCTATAAAATTTTCAAATGCTTCAACTGCAGCAATTTTAATAAGTGCAAACCCAATTTTTGTTTTAATATTAGCATCAATTATTCTAAATGAAAAAATAACTTTAAAAAAAATTATTTCTCTAATAGTTGGTATAATTGGCATTATAATAATATTACTTTCTAATAATACTGGAGATAGTTATTTAGGCCTTTTATTTGGACTTCTATCTACATTCAGCTTTGCTTTTTATACAGTAATGGTAAAAAGATATTTATCAAATATTCCTTCAAATATTTTTGTAGCTTTTTCTTTTTTAATGTCTTCAATACCTTTTTATATAGTATTAAAAATATTAAAAATACCTGTATTTGAATTCAATGGAAACTTTCAAATTTATTTGATGTTATTTTATATAAGTATATTTGTTACTGGTATAGCTTATATTACCTTCTTTAAAGCATTAACTATCTTAGATGCTTCTTTAGGTTCTTTTTCTTTTTTATTAAAACCTGTAATTTCAACAATACTAGCTTATTATTTTTTAAATGAAGTTCCAAATAAATTAAAATTAATTGGAACTATATTTGTTGTTTTATCTGTTGGGATTTTAGCTTTAAAATTCCAACAAAAAAATAACTAA
- a CDS encoding rod-binding protein: protein MIGPVYNLSYDTKGMNEKKAAEAFVSELFAKVLNSMNDNPLVKDNKLFPKSNTEKWFKEMLNAEYAKSLSKKELKPLVNQVVNSIKPNRK from the coding sequence ATGATAGGCCCTGTATATAATTTATCTTATGATACAAAGGGAATGAATGAAAAAAAAGCTGCAGAAGCATTTGTTTCCGAATTATTTGCTAAGGTATTAAATTCAATGAATGATAATCCTTTAGTAAAAGATAATAAGCTATTTCCAAAGTCTAATACAGAAAAATGGTTTAAAGAAATGTTGAATGCAGAGTATGCAAAATCTCTTTCAAAAAAAGAGTTAAAACCTTTAGTTAATCAAGTTGTTAATTCTATAAAACCAAATAGAAAGTAA
- a CDS encoding flagellar basal body P-ring protein FlgI, translated as MKKIILVLILIVSILSFANVRIKDISDFRGARDNQLFGIGIVTGLNGTGDSGNIPSEMLNNLFKNLGMQIKNQITSKNTAVVIITADIPSFYKEGMKLDVTVSAVGDSKSIENGVLIQTPLYGADNNVYAVAQGNVLTGGAEVKSTNLQKKYKVSGYIPQGAIVEKEIPANIVSNNTITLNLKHPDFSTAARVSMAINVTFSDKISKAMDSSSIKIKIPDVFYDDVVSFLALIEEIEVQPDVKAQIIINEKTGTIVLGGKVKLADFSLSYGNFVISVNDGSINGNPATIDNVIAALKASGATPQDIIAIIQNLSKAGYIYGEVVVM; from the coding sequence TTGAAAAAAATAATTTTAGTATTGATATTAATTGTATCTATACTATCTTTTGCAAATGTTAGAATAAAAGATATTTCTGATTTTAGAGGTGCAAGAGATAATCAACTATTTGGAATAGGAATAGTAACAGGTTTAAATGGAACTGGAGATTCTGGAAATATTCCGTCTGAAATGTTAAATAACTTATTTAAAAATCTTGGAATGCAAATAAAAAATCAAATCACCTCTAAAAATACTGCAGTTGTAATAATAACAGCTGATATTCCATCTTTTTATAAAGAAGGAATGAAACTTGATGTAACTGTATCTGCTGTTGGAGATTCAAAATCAATAGAAAATGGTGTTTTAATTCAAACACCATTATACGGTGCAGATAATAATGTATATGCTGTTGCTCAAGGTAATGTTTTAACTGGTGGTGCTGAAGTAAAGAGTACAAATCTTCAAAAAAAATACAAAGTTTCAGGTTATATTCCACAAGGAGCTATTGTTGAAAAAGAAATTCCAGCAAATATTGTTTCGAATAATACTATAACTTTAAATTTGAAACATCCTGATTTTTCTACAGCGGCAAGAGTTTCAATGGCTATTAATGTAACCTTTTCAGATAAAATTTCAAAAGCAATGGATTCATCATCTATAAAAATAAAGATTCCAGATGTTTTTTATGATGATGTAGTATCTTTCTTAGCTTTAATAGAAGAAATTGAAGTACAACCAGATGTAAAGGCACAAATAATAATAAATGAAAAAACGGGAACCATAGTTCTTGGTGGAAAAGTAAAATTAGCTGATTTTTCGTTGAGTTATGGAAATTTTGTAATTAGTGTAAATGATGGTAGTATAAATGGTAATCCTGCAACTATAGATAATGTAATTGCAGCTTTAAAGGCATCTGGAGCAACTCCTCAAGATATTATAGCTATAATACAAAACTTATCTAAAGCCGGTTATATTTACGGTGAAGTTGTGGTGATGTAA
- a CDS encoding flagellar basal body L-ring protein FlgH, with the protein MKKIFLIIIIIILTTISFSDSLWNKSSKTSIVSNNKNYSVGDFITVIVRESPTLSMDDNIPGYKSTTIDTLGSIVKNIGGTDLTKFLPLGSTDPSSLKVSNNKVKSSTKANVSLYITAKITKIDKNIYTIRGEKEIKIDNQRKKMIIEGDFAKDSINDGYIESSKIANAKIWYAGDIIFQQDPKEPSWISWILSGIANVFY; encoded by the coding sequence TTGAAAAAAATTTTTTTAATAATAATAATAATTATTTTGACTACTATTTCTTTTTCAGATTCATTGTGGAATAAATCTTCAAAAACTTCTATTGTTTCAAATAATAAAAATTATTCAGTTGGAGATTTTATTACAGTTATAGTAAGAGAATCACCAACACTTTCAATGGATGATAATATTCCAGGTTATAAATCAACTACCATTGATACATTAGGTTCCATTGTTAAAAATATAGGTGGAACAGACTTGACAAAATTTTTACCTTTAGGATCAACAGATCCATCATCTTTGAAAGTTTCTAATAATAAAGTTAAATCTTCTACAAAAGCAAATGTAAGTTTGTATATTACAGCAAAAATTACAAAAATTGATAAAAATATATATACTATACGTGGTGAAAAAGAAATAAAAATTGATAATCAAAGGAAAAAGATGATAATAGAAGGAGACTTTGCTAAGGACTCTATAAATGATGGATACATAGAATCTTCAAAGATTGCAAATGCAAAAATTTGGTATGCTGGAGATATAATATTTCAACAAGATCCAAAAGAGCCTTCTTGGATATCTTGGATTCTTTCTGGTATAGCTAATGTATTTTATTAA